The Metabacillus sediminilitoris genome window below encodes:
- a CDS encoding ParA family protein, with translation MGKIIAIANQKGGVGKTTTSVNLGACLAYIGKRVLLVDVDPQGNATSGIGIEKADVEHCIYDILVDDVDVKEVIKPTAVENLDIIPATIQLAGAEIELVPTISREVRLKRALETVKHHYDYMIIDCPPSLGLLTINALTASDAVLIPVQCEYYALEGLSQLLSTVRLVQKHLNTELMIEGVLLTMLDARTNLGIQVIDEVKKYFQDKVYHTIIPRNIRLSEAPSHGQPIIIYDPRSRGAEVYLELAKEVVVNG, from the coding sequence GTGGGGAAAATCATTGCAATTGCAAACCAAAAAGGTGGAGTTGGAAAAACGACGACATCTGTAAATTTAGGTGCTTGCTTAGCATACATCGGTAAACGGGTGCTTCTCGTCGATGTTGACCCACAAGGTAATGCAACAAGCGGTATAGGTATTGAAAAGGCAGATGTGGAACATTGCATATATGATATTTTAGTCGATGATGTTGATGTAAAGGAAGTCATTAAGCCTACTGCTGTCGAAAATTTAGATATTATTCCTGCAACGATTCAGTTAGCAGGTGCAGAGATAGAGCTTGTGCCGACCATTTCTCGTGAAGTCAGACTAAAGAGGGCATTAGAAACCGTTAAACATCATTATGATTATATGATTATTGATTGTCCGCCATCATTAGGCTTACTGACAATCAATGCATTAACTGCATCTGATGCCGTATTGATACCTGTACAATGCGAGTACTATGCATTAGAAGGGCTAAGCCAGCTATTAAGTACAGTTCGTCTTGTACAGAAACATTTGAATACGGAGTTAATGATTGAGGGAGTTCTATTAACGATGTTAGATGCTAGAACAAACTTAGGGATTCAAGTCATTGACGAAGTAAAGAAATATTTTCAGGATAAGGTTTATCATACGATTATTCCGAGAAATATCCGTTTAAGTGAAGCACCAAGTCATGGTCAACCAATTATTATTTACGATCCAAGGTCTAGAGGCGCGGAAGTTTATTTAGAATTGGCAAAGGAAGTGGTTGTAAATGGCTAG